The proteins below are encoded in one region of Aminivibrio pyruvatiphilus:
- a CDS encoding slipin family protein yields MIIDAVEMILSIGTSFGFLLIAVFILASAVKVVPEYQRVVVFRLGRLVGSKGPGIVLVIPVIDRVVRVDLRVVTLDVPVQEVITKDNVPIKVNAVVYFRVMDPAFSVVEVENYILATSLLSQTTLRSVVGSADLDEVLSSREKINSELQKIIDERTDSWGIKVSAVEVKELELPESMKRAMAKQAEAERERRAKIINAEGEMQAAQKLSEAAKQMETSPITLQLRYLQTLREISGDKNSTTIFPLPLDLVKPFMDRFFRKDEA; encoded by the coding sequence ATGATTATCGACGCAGTGGAAATGATTCTCAGCATAGGCACGTCCTTCGGATTCCTTCTCATCGCGGTGTTCATCCTGGCATCGGCGGTGAAGGTGGTGCCCGAATACCAGCGGGTGGTGGTCTTCCGTCTCGGGAGGCTGGTGGGGTCCAAGGGACCCGGCATCGTCCTGGTCATTCCCGTCATCGACAGGGTGGTCAGGGTTGACCTGCGCGTCGTGACCCTGGACGTTCCCGTCCAGGAGGTCATCACGAAGGACAACGTTCCCATCAAGGTGAATGCCGTGGTGTATTTCCGGGTCATGGACCCGGCTTTCTCCGTGGTGGAAGTGGAAAACTACATTCTGGCCACGAGCCTCCTCTCCCAGACGACCCTCCGTTCCGTGGTGGGTTCGGCGGACCTTGACGAGGTCCTCTCTTCGAGGGAGAAGATCAACAGCGAGCTCCAGAAGATCATCGACGAGCGGACCGATTCCTGGGGCATCAAGGTCAGCGCCGTGGAAGTCAAAGAGCTGGAGCTGCCGGAGAGCATGAAGCGGGCCATGGCGAAGCAGGCGGAAGCGGAGCGGGAGCGGAGGGCGAAGATCATCAACGCCGAGGGAGAGATGCAGGCAGCCCAAAAGCTCAGCGAAGCGGCGAAGCAGATGGAGACGTCCCCCATCACGCTGCAGCTGAGGTACCTCCAGACGCTCCGGGAGATCAGCGGGGACAAGAATTCCACCACCATATTCCCCCTGCCCCTTGATCTTGTGAAGCCCTTCATGGACAGATTTTTCAGGAAGGATGAAGCGTAA